In the genome of Deinococcus reticulitermitis, the window AGCCTACGTCGCCGCCGCCGGGCGCAAGACCGATGTGGAGCGCCAGCAGGAGGGCGAGAAGACCGGCGTCTTTACCGGCTCGTTCGCCACCCACCCGATCAGCGGGCACCAGCTGCCGATCTGGATCGCCGACTACGTGCTGATCAGTTACGGCACCGGCTCGATCATGGCCGTGCCCGCGCACGACGAGCGCGACTTCGCCTTCGCTCGCCAGTTCGGTCTGCCGATTCAGGAAGTGATTCGCCCGGAAGGCGGAGAGGGGATGGGCGAGCACCCGGAGGCCGCGTACTCGGGCGAAGGGCTGATCGTGAATTCCGGCGAGTTCGACGGAATGCCCGGCGGCAAGGCGAGCATCGCAGAAATTATCGCCCGGCTGGAGGAGCGCGGCGTCGCCCGGGCGAAGACCACCTACCGCCTGCGCGACTGGCTGTTCGCCCGCCAGCGTTACTGGGGCACGCCGATTCCTTTCGTCCACTGCGAGAAATGCGGCATGCAGCCGGTCCCCGAGGATCAGCTCCCGGTGCGGCTGCCGGGGAATGTCGAGTTCACGCCCACCGGCCAGAGCCCGCTGAAACTCGATGAGCAGTGGAAGCGCACCACCTGTCCCAACTGCGGCGGAGAGGCCGAGCGCGACACCGACACGATGGACACCTTCGTGGACAGCAGCTGGTACATGTACCGCTACCTCTCGCCGGACTACCATGAGGGACCGTTCGACCCGCAGAAGGCCGGGCTGCTGCCCGTGGACCTGTACACCGGCGGCATCGAGCACGCGATCCTGCACCTGCTGTACTCGCGCTTCTGGACCAAGGTGATGCGCGACATGGGCCTGACTACCCAGCACGAGCCGTTTGCCCGCTTGCGCAACCAGGGCGTCATTCTGGGCGAGGACGGCGAAAAGATGTCCAAGTCGCGCGGCAATGTCGTGGATCCTGACGACCTCGTGCGCGAGTACGGTGCCGACACGGTGCGCGCCTTCTTGATGTTCATCGCGCCGTGGGAACTTGGCGGCCCCTGGGATTCGCGCGGCGTGAGCGGCCCGAGCAAGTGGCTCTCGCGCGTCTGGAACCTGTATTTCGAGGAGGGCGTCAGCGGCCCGCAGGAGGCAGTCAGCGAGGCCGACGTGCGGCACGCAGTTCACTCGGCGCTGAAAAGGGTGGACGGCGACTTTGAGCGCATGAGCTTCAACACCATCATCTCGACCCTGATGGAGCTGACGAACACGCTGGTCAAGGCCAAGCGCTCGCCCGCCTTCGGCACCCCGGGCTGGAACGAGGCGCTCGACGTCTTTAACCGGATGCTGGCCCCGGTCGTGCCCCACATCGCCGAGGAAATCTGGCACCAGCGCGGTCAGGAGGGCAGCGTCCACACCGCCGCCTGGCCGCAGGTCGACGAGGGAGCCGCCGTGCGGGACACCGTGACCATCGGCGTACAGGTCAGTGGCCGCGTGCGCGGGGAAGTCACCATCTCCAAGGCCGCCCCGCAGGACGAGGCCCTGAGCGCCGCCCGCGCCAACGCCGAGGTTGCCAAGCACCTGGACGGCAAGCAGGTTGTCAAGGAAATCTACGTGCCGGGGCGGATCATCAACATCGTCGTGAAGTGAGCCTGGGCGCTAGTTTTTAGCCTCTATCAAGGCTTCCCCCGCTCCAGTCACTGCGACGAGGGCGGGGGCGAATCATTAGGCCAGTGGGGAGCCGGGCACGCTGCTCAGCTTCCGTCTTCGCTTTCGCCTCGGCGCTCTTGCGGGCTTCCTCTTGCTGCTTCCGCTCACGGCTCAGGCGCTCGATGACAACCCGGTCGAGGTCGGCCTGGGTGAACGTGCGGCCCTGGGTTGCCGTCTGGGCGGACGTGGTGGTCGTGCTGTCCGTGCCCTGCGCTGCGGTCTGCTGGGTCTCGGTCTGGGTGGTGTCGTCGGTCATGGGGC includes:
- the leuS gene encoding leucine--tRNA ligase, with the translated sequence MTTESTSKPDISKPDIQEPRAERYNPHAIEGKWQEAWEKSSLYTFDENAPGEKFYALTMFPYPSGNLHIGHWYAYCVPDARARWMRMRGYNVLFPMGFDAFGLPAENAAIKNKTDPAIWTYKNIEYMTRQFKRMGTMLDWSRSFATSDPEYYRWNQWFFIEFYKRGLAYKKGGFVNWCPKDQTVLANEQVVDGACERCGTPVEKRNLSQWYLKITDYAEELLDFTHTDMPEKVRLMQTNWIGKSVGAEVTFETPAGPETVFTTRPDTLLGATFLVLAPEHAKVAELTTTEQRAEVEAYVAAAGRKTDVERQQEGEKTGVFTGSFATHPISGHQLPIWIADYVLISYGTGSIMAVPAHDERDFAFARQFGLPIQEVIRPEGGEGMGEHPEAAYSGEGLIVNSGEFDGMPGGKASIAEIIARLEERGVARAKTTYRLRDWLFARQRYWGTPIPFVHCEKCGMQPVPEDQLPVRLPGNVEFTPTGQSPLKLDEQWKRTTCPNCGGEAERDTDTMDTFVDSSWYMYRYLSPDYHEGPFDPQKAGLLPVDLYTGGIEHAILHLLYSRFWTKVMRDMGLTTQHEPFARLRNQGVILGEDGEKMSKSRGNVVDPDDLVREYGADTVRAFLMFIAPWELGGPWDSRGVSGPSKWLSRVWNLYFEEGVSGPQEAVSEADVRHAVHSALKRVDGDFERMSFNTIISTLMELTNTLVKAKRSPAFGTPGWNEALDVFNRMLAPVVPHIAEEIWHQRGQEGSVHTAAWPQVDEGAAVRDTVTIGVQVSGRVRGEVTISKAAPQDEALSAARANAEVAKHLDGKQVVKEIYVPGRIINIVVK